The DNA segment GCCTTCAAGGCAAATTACATGAATTGTAACAAATAGCATGCTGCTTCTAATCAAATCCATCGAGAAAAATCAGTGTAAACATAAATCACATTGCTGTTTCTTGCGGTCAGAGCTTCAGAGCAGCTTTTGCCATTGCAAGTGCACCGTCGTATGTTTGGTTTCCACCAATAAACCCACTCATATGGACGAAAACACCACCAGGAATACCCGTTTCCTTAGACAGTTCATCGTCTCTGAGACCACGCCACTGAGCTGGAAGAGCCTTACGACTCTCAAATCTATCTGGTGCTATGCCCACAGCCTGAACTCGCCAACTTTTGCTTCGGTCGTCCTAAAACAGTTTAACAGGATGTCAATGTAGTTATAGTGCAGTTCCAAGTTCTTGGTATATTTATGCAGATGGGCTTGCATGCGAAAAGTTGCCAACATTACAAGTCTCCACCACTAACCCAATCATTACCCAAACAACTGATCGAACAAGTTGGCCCAACATTTAACTCCCTGCTATTGCATATAATCTTTGCTCGAACCATCAAAAGGGTTCTCCAGATAAATGACTTCTTTAGTAGGAAATAATTGGTTATGAAAAGGAGTAACAGAAAAGTGAGCTGAACCCCAAAAGAGATATAATTGtttaacaaaatatgaaaagaaagagatgTGCAGGACTACCTGATAAAGCACGTATTTAATAGGTGGGTTAATCTTCATTTCTTCCTCGAGCTCGAACAAGTGAAGTTTCCACTGTTTATTAAAAACCAACATGATCTTAATAAAATCGATAATAGGGAGAAAAGTGTACAagggtattcataatttcataccCCAGAGGCTAAGTCCTAAGATGAGAAGAAGGAAATTACTTTCTTCCAGAAATGCAGTAATACAATATTGTCAAATAAGGAGTCTTTTAAGAGTACTTGGATAAGAGATAAGATGATGGTTGGTATAAAATGATCATAGCAGTGTTTTAACAATGGGATTACAAAGACAGTTGATTACTTAATAAAGGTGAAAATCATATATCTCATGTAAAATGTACATATCTTTAAGGGTGAAGTTAGATTACTTGGATAAAGTGAAATTGTATGCCATCTTTCAAATTTGCATATGTTTATGGGACGCAAATCGCTTGGATTATGAAGTTCCTGAAAGTAAAATGATAAACAAGATAATAATACTGGAAGTTTCTCTCCCAAAAGGTTTCCCCCAGCTTTAAGACATATTTGCCTAAAATGTTCTAATATGTTCCATTCAATTCCAAATATGGTAAATCCATTTTCTTTATAGCCATTGAGCACCTCTAAGAAACTATGAATGTGATTAAGTATaacattttatgaaaatattgtggCCCCTGAAAAATGTAAACGAAAAATTacttgttttcatttccaatttttagtttttgaaatagtCATCAAAGTGAAAACatgttttttataaatgtatattcATTGAAAATATACTGACATAACACCCAAGTTCAATATAAGAAACAACCTCATTAACTAATCTAAACACATTTTCGTttcacatgaaaatttatgcaaaattgaaaacacatattttccaataaaaattgaaaactgaaaatgaaaacacaaacgAAAATAAGTTGCTGGTGAAAAATACTCACCGGGCAAAATCTATCCAAGATCATAATTTCTCCACTAAGATCAACATCTAGCCTAGCTTCTAGACATTGCATCACAATTGACCGAGCTGGTAGCCATGATCTTGCATGATAGCGGACACTCTAAACAAAGATAATGTGGTTAGAACTTCCAAAAATGTAATCTTCAATTACAAGCAAAACAGAAGTTACTTCATTCTTTTATAGCTTCAGAATCAGGAAAGACCTCAGTGtcaaagattttcaaaataaatttcacgGATCCAAAAGGCAACCAGCCTTTTTGATGGAAGTGCTTCCAATTGAAGTCTCCAAAAGAGAGGATAAAAGTACATGATTAGTAAAAGACGATATCCGATGTACTTGAGGAACTTACATCCAAAAACTCACTGCCAGCCAGAACCATTGCACGTTCAAATGCTTCATTTTCCTTCTCAGCTGACTGATCAGGATCGGTCcaatccaaatttaattttccaacACGTGAAGACAAGTGTGTATTGTTCACGTATCTTGGAGGCTGGTCTGTGTCATACTGATTGATCCCATTGTCAATGGCATCAATTGCCTGTTATTAGTAGAAATAAATGTTAACATGAATAATCTAACAAAGTGATGTAAAATTTCAGAATactttaattatacaaatccACAGAAG comes from the Sesamum indicum cultivar Zhongzhi No. 13 unplaced genomic scaffold, S_indicum_v1.0 scaffold00244, whole genome shotgun sequence genome and includes:
- the LOC105179941 gene encoding UPF0160 protein isoform X1 is translated as MFIAFSRTLFSTHRLFAFAANPRSRFYLSLSPMSTAAVKRVGTHNGSFHCDEALGCFMIRLTKRFSDAHIVRTRDPKVLETLDAVLDVGGVYDPTKDRYDHHQKGFEEVFGHGFNTKLSSAGLVYKHFGKEIIAKELQVDEDHPDVHRLFLAVYKSFMEAIDAIDNGINQYDTDQPPRYVNNTHLSSRVGKLNLDWTDPDQSAEKENEAFERAMVLAGSEFLDSVRYHARSWLPARSIVMQCLEARLDVDLSGEIMILDRFCPWKLHLFELEEEMKINPPIKYVLYQDDRSKSWRVQAVGIAPDRFESRKALPAQWRGLRDDELSKETGIPGGVFVHMSGFIGGNQTYDGALAMAKAALKL